ACTCGAAAAACAAGGAATTTTCCCATGAAAGTCGCTATCCCCACTGTTGGAACCCGCGTGGACGAACATTTCGGACATGCCCGGTCCTTCACCATTTTCACCCTGTATGACGCAAATGAAGTCACCGAGGATGAAACTTTTTTCCCGCCCTCGGATTACGGCTGCAAATCCACTATGGCCGTAACCATGCCTGCCGAGGGCGTATCCGCCATGCTCGCCGGCAATATCGGCCAAGGCGTCATCAACAAAATGGCCGAACATGGCATCACGATCATTCGCGGTCGCAAAAATACAATCCGCGACGTGCCGATCCGCTGGACAAACGGCAAAATCAAGGACCAGAATATTCTCTGCAATCACGAAGGCTGCACGCACTAGCTGCCTGTTGAAAAACTCGAAATTCGCAGGCCGTTCAAAAATGGTGAGATGCAAGGAAGCGAAAAAAGCCAGGGCGCGCAGTGTATAGCGCATACATAAGCGGTCTGGCTTTTTTCGCTGACGCAGCAGATCGCCGTTTTTGGACTGCCTGCCAGGAGACAACTATGGAATGCCCCTGCCGCTCTGGACTCAAATTTGAAGAATGCTGCGCCCCCATCATCGCCGGAGAAATCCACGCGCCCAGTCCCGAAGCCTTGATGCGCTCGCGCTACACCGCCTTTTGCCGCGACGAGATGGACTATCTCCAAAACTCCTTGGTCGAAGAAAACCGCGCGGAATTCAAAGCCGAGGACGTACGACGCTGGAACAAGGACACGGATTGGCTGGACCTGGAAATTCTGGAGACCGCCACAGACGGGGACCAAGGCATGGTCCTTTTCCGGGTAAGCTTTCGGCACAAGGGCGGCACGCAGAGCCTGACCGAGCGCAGCCGCTTTGTGCGCCGCGATGACCGCTGGTATTATCTCGAAGGCGAGTATGAAACCGAGACGGTCCGCCATGAGAGCCCCAAGGTCGGCCGCAACGACCCCTGCCCGTGCGGAAGCGGTAAGAAATTCAAGAAGTGCTGCGGCTAACGGGCTGCTTAAAAACAGCGATCTGCTGCGTCAGCGAAAAAAACCAAACCACTTTGTATGCGCATGACTGCGCGTCCTGTTTTTTTGCTTCCTTGGATCTCACCATTTTGGAACGGCCTTCGAATTTTTGATTTTTCAACAGGCGGCGAAAACCCAATGAGCGCAATTTTTTCCATCATCCTTGTTTTCGCTGTCATGCTGACGGGCATCCGCCTCAAGCTGGGGCTGGGGCTGTCCATCCTGGCGGGCAGCTTCGTACTGGCGATCCTCTTCGGCCTCTCGCCCCTGGCCTGGCTGGGAGCCATTCCGGATGCGCTCTTGACCGAAGAGACCTTTGTGCTCTGCGCCATCATCGCCGTCATCCTGGCCTTCAGCGCCCTATACGCGGCTTCCGGCCAATCGGAGCGGTTCATGCGCGCCATCCGTGCCCAAATTCGCTCCCGCTCCCTGCTCCTGGTCTTTTTTCCGGCGCTGATCGGCCTTTTGCCTATGCCCGGCGGGGCCATCTTCTCGGCGCCAATGGTCGAAAAGGCGGCCTCGGAGCTGGCCATCCCCCCCAAAGACCAGGCCCTCATCAACTACTGGTTCCGGCACATCTGGGAACTGGCCTGGCCCCTTTATCCGGGCCTGATCCTAGCCTCATCCCTGGCGCACATCCCGGTGACCGGAATTGTCGCGCTGTTGTGGGCGGGCCCGCTGGTGGCCATCGCCCTGGGCTGGCTGCTGATCCTGCGCCCGGCCCTGAAAAATGCGCCCCGGCTGCCTGCCATCGCGGCCGAGTCCCGGAGCGCTCAGGACTGGCTCGGCGGCCTGCCGCTCTTCACGGCCATCGCCGGGTCCATCGGCGGCGAATGGCTTTGCGCCGTGCTCTGGCCGGGCAGGCCCATGGAATACGGGGTCATCGCGGCCCTGATCCTGGCCTCCGGGGTCAGCCTGTTCATGGCCCAGGCCAAATGGACGGCGGTGCTGCGGGAGGCGGGCAAGGACAACACCCTGGCTCTTCTGGCCGTGGTCGGCGCCATCTTCATCTTCAAGGAAATCCTGCATCAAGGCCACGTTGTCGATGTCCTGGCGCAGACCCTCGGCGGAGGCAGCGCAATCTACGTCATGGCCATCGTCCTGCCCTTTCTGGTGGGCTTTGTGGCCGGCCTGACCATCGCCTTTGTGGGCGCGACCTTCCCGCTGCTCTTCGGACTCGCCCATTCCTCAGGCCAGCCCCATCTCATCCCGGTGATCCTGAGCCTCGGGATGTACGCCGGATACGCGGGCATCATGTCCTCGCCCATGCACATCTGCTACCTCATGACCTGCAACTACTTCCACCAGGATCCGGGCAAGCTCCTGCCGCGCATCCTCGTGCCCGGCCTGCTGCTCATCCCGGCGGGAGTGGTCGTGACCTTCCTCATGGTTCCGCGCTAGCAACGGCCCCAAACTCCTGGCGCATCTGAAATACGAAGGCGACACGCCTTGACTTCCGGTCCGAATATGGCACTCTTTACAGACCGGAGGAATCCAGCATGAACATCACCAGCGACATCAAGCCCGTGACCTATCTGAAATCTCGGGCAGCCGAGCTGCTCAATCAGATCAATGAAACGCATCGGCCCGTGATCATAACCCAAAATGGCGAACCGCGAGCCGTATTGCAGGACCCGAAGAGTTACGAAAACATGCGCAACGCCATCGGCCTGCTGAAACTCATCTCAGCCGGTGAAACCGATGTCAGGGAAGGACGCGTGGTGGGGCACGACGATGTTTTCGACACGCTTGAAGACGACTTGAAGGCAGCCATGAAATGAGCAGGACGCATCACGTCGTCTGGGCCGCCGTGGCCCGCAACGATCTCAAGCAGATCATCGACCATATCGCCCAGGACAGCCCAGACGATGCGCAGCACATTCTTCACAAGATCAGACAGCGGACAGCGGAACTCCACGCCATGCCGGATCAAGGCAGGATCGTTCCGGAATTGAAAGAACAGGGCATACAGACGTACCGCGAGCTCATCGTCGCCCCGTGGAGAATCGTCTACAGGGTCTCGGACACAACGGTTTTTGTTTTGTCCGTCATCGATTCGAGGCGTAATGTCGAAGACATCCTGCTCGACAGACTCATCAGATGACGTAGCACGACACCAACTTGCCTTGAGTGCTCCGTCCCTCAATCACTGCCCGTGCGAATACCCTACGCGCACTCCCCCGCCGTCATTTCCGGCCTCTCGTACCCTTCACCCGCAAAGATCACATCCGCACCCAGAAACTTCTCATAGTCCACGCCCCAGGCCCGCATCTGCAGGAGCAGCGGAATGAGGCTGCGGCCCATTTCCGTCAGGGAGTACTCGACGCGGGGCGGCACTTCGCGGTAGACTTCGCGGTGTATCAGCCCGTCGGCCTCCAGCTCGCGCAGCTGGCGAGTCAGCATGCGTTCGGTCACGTCGTGCATGCCGCGCCTCAGTTCCCCGAAGCGCACGGCATGGGCCAGGGACAGGTGGTAAAGGATGATGGGCTTCCACTTTCCGCCGATGACCGCCAGGGTCAGCTCGAAATAGCAGCGGTAGCGTTTGCCGGAGAGTTCCTTGATCTTGCAGGACCGAGGCTGGTTTTCGTCCATTACTATACTCCATGTGTGTACCGTACATTATAGACAGTACTTTTCATAATCACAGACATGTGCTCTATCCGGGCCTGCAACACGCAGTCAATCCCAACAAAGGAGAGAAAAATATGTACGTAGTCGCAGTCAACGGCAGCCCGCGCAAGGGCGGCAACACGGAAATCCTCTTGAACCACGCCCTCGAACCCCTGAAAAAGGCGGGCTGGGAAACGGAGCTGGTGCAGGTCGGCGGACAGAACATCCGGGGCTGTCAGGCCTGCTACAAATGCTTTGTGCGCAAGGACGGACAATGCTCCATGAAAAAGGACGTCTTCAACGAGATCATGGAAAAACTTCTGCGCGCCGACGCCCTCATCTTCGGCTCGCCGACCTACTTCGCCGATGTCTCCGCCGAACTCAAAGCCCTGATGGACCGCGCCGGCCTCGTGGCCTTGGCCAACGGCCGCGCCTTCAAGGGCAAGATCGGGGCGGCCGTGGTGGCCGTGCGGCGCGGCGGAGCGACCCACGTCTATGACAGCATCAACCACATGTTCCTCATGAACCAGATGCTCATCCCCGGTTCCGTGTACTGGAACATGGGCTACGGCCGGGACAAGGGCGAGGTCGAGGGGGACGCCGAAGGGCTTGGCAACATGAAGAATCTGGGGCAGACCATCGCCTGGCTGGGGGCGGCGATCAAACCGCATCTGGACAGCTTCCCGGCCCTGGAAAGCGTGAGCGAATAAAAGGCCCAACCAAGCTCGACCTTTATTGATTAAAACAGGCCGGAGCGCTCGCAGGCGTTCCGGCCCATGTCTTTTTGAGCAACGGAGAAATTTCCCATGGACACCACCGGCATCACCCTGGCCATCCTCTCGGCCCTGTTCATGGGCACCATCGGCGTCTTCTCCAGAATCACCGGACTGCCCGCCGAAACCATCACCTTTTTCCGCCTCCTGCTCGGAGCCGGATTCCTGGCCATTTTTCTCCTGGCCACCCGTCAGGCCGGGACGCTCAGACGCTGGCCGACCTGGCCAGTGATCCTCAACGGCGCGCTTTTGGCCGGTTTCATCATCTTCTACGTGCAGGCCATGAACCTGACCTCCATGGCCAACGCCATCATGCTGGTCTATCTGGCCCCGGTGGCCGCCTCGATCTTTGCGCATTGTTTCATGAGGGAACGGCTGAATTTCGCGGGCTGGATTCTCATCGGCCTGGCCATGCTCGGCTTCGCGACCATGATGGAATTCAGGCTCGATTTCGCGGACGGCTCGAACCATGCCGCCGGGCTCGGCCTGGCCGCCCTGGCCATGCTCTGCTACGCGAGTTTCATGCTCATGAACCGCCGCATCCGGCCCCACGTTCCGGTCATGAACCGCGCCTTTTATCAACTCCTGATCGGAGCCCTGGTCATGCTGCCCTTCTTCCTGCACTCCCGGCCCGAAATCACCGCCGTGAACGGCCTCTGGCTCCTAGCCACGGGCCTGATCCCCGGCTTCCTGGCCATCACCTTCGCCGTGGCGGCCCTCAGCCGCCTGCCCGCCGCAACCTTCGGCACCCTGGCCTATTTCGAACCCCTGGCCGTGGTCTTCTTCGGCTGGTCCATCTTCGGGGAATACCTGTCCGCCCTGCAACTGGCAGGCTGCGCCGCCATCATGGCCAGCGGCTGCGCCAAAGCCCTGCTCGCATCCCACACAGCCTCGTCCTGACCATTCCCCAACACACTACCGCTGCACGTCACGCAAACAAAACGCCCGAAGATTGTCGGCTAGCCATGCCTACGCAATCAAGGGCAAACATACTCTAAAATACATTATTCCATCTGATTGAATCCGAGCAAGGAAAAGTCAGCGCGGGAGGAGCAGGGAAAGCGCGGACCTGTTAGGCGAAATGAACTCTAGCGGGCAATACGGACTAAGATATTATGAAAAAAAGCCATCCTCATGTGACGATGGCTTTTTTTGAAAAAATTAGAACATGTACCGCAGCCCAAGCATGCCCTCATGAGCCACAACCCGTGCTTTGCCTTCGACACTCAACTCTCCGAATCCCAAATCACCGGTTTCGGATTTTCCAAAATCCGAATAGCGATACCCGAGATCAATGCAGACGTTTTCATTAAAATCATACGCTATTCCAGCGCCAAGGTTGAATGCGAAGTTTGTTTGAGTCTCGGCAGCAGATTCGTCATAAATGCTGTCGCCATCTGCCGTGATCTTGATACTGCCGTCTGCCTTGACGATAGCGACACCAACGCCTG
This DNA window, taken from Desulfomicrobium sp. ZS1, encodes the following:
- a CDS encoding helix-turn-helix domain-containing protein; the encoded protein is MDENQPRSCKIKELSGKRYRCYFELTLAVIGGKWKPIILYHLSLAHAVRFGELRRGMHDVTERMLTRQLRELEADGLIHREVYREVPPRVEYSLTEMGRSLIPLLLQMRAWGVDYEKFLGADVIFAGEGYERPEMTAGECA
- a CDS encoding type II toxin-antitoxin system Phd/YefM family antitoxin codes for the protein MNITSDIKPVTYLKSRAAELLNQINETHRPVIITQNGEPRAVLQDPKSYENMRNAIGLLKLISAGETDVREGRVVGHDDVFDTLEDDLKAAMK
- a CDS encoding DMT family transporter, which translates into the protein MDTTGITLAILSALFMGTIGVFSRITGLPAETITFFRLLLGAGFLAIFLLATRQAGTLRRWPTWPVILNGALLAGFIIFYVQAMNLTSMANAIMLVYLAPVAASIFAHCFMRERLNFAGWILIGLAMLGFATMMEFRLDFADGSNHAAGLGLAALAMLCYASFMLMNRRIRPHVPVMNRAFYQLLIGALVMLPFFLHSRPEITAVNGLWLLATGLIPGFLAITFAVAALSRLPAATFGTLAYFEPLAVVFFGWSIFGEYLSALQLAGCAAIMASGCAKALLASHTASS
- a CDS encoding NifB/NifX family molybdenum-iron cluster-binding protein, whose translation is MKVAIPTVGTRVDEHFGHARSFTIFTLYDANEVTEDETFFPPSDYGCKSTMAVTMPAEGVSAMLAGNIGQGVINKMAEHGITIIRGRKNTIRDVPIRWTNGKIKDQNILCNHEGCTH
- a CDS encoding type II toxin-antitoxin system RelE/ParE family toxin, which produces MSRTHHVVWAAVARNDLKQIIDHIAQDSPDDAQHILHKIRQRTAELHAMPDQGRIVPELKEQGIQTYRELIVAPWRIVYRVSDTTVFVLSVIDSRRNVEDILLDRLIR
- a CDS encoding DUF401 family protein; the protein is MSAIFSIILVFAVMLTGIRLKLGLGLSILAGSFVLAILFGLSPLAWLGAIPDALLTEETFVLCAIIAVILAFSALYAASGQSERFMRAIRAQIRSRSLLLVFFPALIGLLPMPGGAIFSAPMVEKAASELAIPPKDQALINYWFRHIWELAWPLYPGLILASSLAHIPVTGIVALLWAGPLVAIALGWLLILRPALKNAPRLPAIAAESRSAQDWLGGLPLFTAIAGSIGGEWLCAVLWPGRPMEYGVIAALILASGVSLFMAQAKWTAVLREAGKDNTLALLAVVGAIFIFKEILHQGHVVDVLAQTLGGGSAIYVMAIVLPFLVGFVAGLTIAFVGATFPLLFGLAHSSGQPHLIPVILSLGMYAGYAGIMSSPMHICYLMTCNYFHQDPGKLLPRILVPGLLLIPAGVVVTFLMVPR
- a CDS encoding flavodoxin family protein — protein: MYVVAVNGSPRKGGNTEILLNHALEPLKKAGWETELVQVGGQNIRGCQACYKCFVRKDGQCSMKKDVFNEIMEKLLRADALIFGSPTYFADVSAELKALMDRAGLVALANGRAFKGKIGAAVVAVRRGGATHVYDSINHMFLMNQMLIPGSVYWNMGYGRDKGEVEGDAEGLGNMKNLGQTIAWLGAAIKPHLDSFPALESVSE
- a CDS encoding YchJ family protein gives rise to the protein MECPCRSGLKFEECCAPIIAGEIHAPSPEALMRSRYTAFCRDEMDYLQNSLVEENRAEFKAEDVRRWNKDTDWLDLEILETATDGDQGMVLFRVSFRHKGGTQSLTERSRFVRRDDRWYYLEGEYETETVRHESPKVGRNDPCPCGSGKKFKKCCG